The genomic interval TACCGGAAGAATTTCTGGTGCATTGTATAGTTTTCCGTTCACTTCTACCGGACCCTCCATGCCATGTAAAACCAATAAAGCCAGCCTTTTTTCATCACCCAAAACCCAGTCGGAGCCAATCAGCGGAGGCGCAAAGCGGTTTAACCCGGCACCATCCGTTCCATGACAGCCGGCACAGGTAGTCAGGTAATGCTGCCGTCCCAGGGCGAAAAGTTTCTGTTCGTTTTCATTTAACAGTGTCTTTTTCTGCGTACTGGTGGTATCGGTAGTATGTCCGGGCCATTCAAATAAAGTTGAAATAGCCTGTTTTTGAGCAGGTAACAATTGTATATCTTTTCTGGCTAAAATGCGGGGTTCACCATCCAGCCGGATACGTTTGAATTTGGTATTATTTCCCTGCACAGACATTGAGGTAAGAATGGTTTTTTCCTGCCAGCCTAATTTATCCTTATCTAATAGTGCTAAAAGTCCATCGAGCTCAGTTGCATTTCCTTTCCGGAGTACAGCAGTGGATAGCATTTCCAGAAAAATCTCTTTGGCTGGTGCATGTGCCTGCCATTGAGGAGGTGTCCGGAGTTGTTGCAAAAAAGCAAATTCCTGGTTGGGAAGGCTGCTCAAAATAGCATCCCGGATTAATGCCAAGTCTCCATATTTATCTGCAATGCCAGCCAGAATAGTATGTGCCGCTTCCGGACGAAGTGCTGATGCTGATAGGGCGATCTGCAAAATTTCTTCTACAGGTGCTTGCTCCCAGCTTTTCAATAGATGTGTTTCCAATTTTGCCTGTACCTGTTGATCTGATGTGGCCAATGGTTCCAGCAGGCGTAAAGATGCGCTGCGTACTAGCGGATGCGAATCAGACAAGGTCTGAAAAAGCAGATCAGGGGTTAACTGATGTAAGCCTTCGAGTGTCCATAGGGCATGAAAACGGCCCAAATGGGATTGCCCTTGTTTAGCCAGTTGCTGTAAGGCTGGAATACTGCTTTTGTCATTGCGCTCCACCAGTAAACGCTGGGCAACATCCCGGTGCCATCCATCCGGATGTGACAAGCGTTCAACCAGCGCAATAGAAGTTGCAGTTGATAATTTTTCTGCCTTGGAAGGTTTCCAGTTTTCGGGTACAATCCGCCAGATACGGCCATAATGAATAGGTTGAACCAGTTTACGCATGAGGGTTTGTTCCTTCAGATAAGGGGTTACATAGGCTGCATGCTGCACTAATCCCCGGTACATATCCGCAATGTATAAAGCGCCATCAGGGCCGGTTGCCTGATGTACCGGACGGAAACGTTCGTCGGTTGAAGCCAGAAATTCTTTGCCTGGATGAGGATCACTGGCATTCAGTTGCAAGCCGGTTTCCTGTGAAATATTGCGTTTAATTAAATTGCCGGAAGGCTCACATACAAAAATATTTCCATAAAACGATTCTGGTAGTGCTTTACCCCTATAGAACAGGGGAGAGCAGGCAGCCGTAAATTCCAGCAGCCGGCCAGTAGAATCTAAGGTGCCGGGAATATATCCCCGGTTTACCGCCGGATTAGGCCGGATGGGGAAAATCCTTCTGTCTAAAGTAAGTCCATGATCGATGCCGGTGGTAGGCGTATGATTTTTGTTGCGGGAAAGATAATTGGGCGGTACGAGGTCCGCATGTAGTTGTGACCAGTTGTAGTTATAAACCAAGCGGCCTTTGTCATCGTGGCTGATTCCCCATTGACCCCGGAATTCTGTGCTATCCCGTTTCCATTTTCCATCAGCCAAT from Rhodocytophaga rosea carries:
- a CDS encoding DUF7133 domain-containing protein produces the protein MGKYLYTSCLLSVWLLGMIGCAARLGNKPDEGPSPAKTPAEELATFRLEPGLKIQLVAAEPMVQDPVIITFDPDGRLWVVEMRGFMPTVDGSGEDAPIGRVSVLEDKNGDGKMDISTIYLDSLVLPRAIALVPGGALISHNKSLWLTQDTNGDLKADTKTLIDADYAKNGLPEHSDNGLWRGIDNWYYNAKSRFRYKLADGKWKRDSTEFRGQWGISHDDKGRLVYNYNWSQLHADLVPPNYLSRNKNHTPTTGIDHGLTLDRRIFPIRPNPAVNRGYIPGTLDSTGRLLEFTAACSPLFYRGKALPESFYGNIFVCEPSGNLIKRNISQETGLQLNASDPHPGKEFLASTDERFRPVHQATGPDGALYIADMYRGLVQHAAYVTPYLKEQTLMRKLVQPIHYGRIWRIVPENWKPSKAEKLSTATSIALVERLSHPDGWHRDVAQRLLVERNDKSSIPALQQLAKQGQSHLGRFHALWTLEGLHQLTPDLLFQTLSDSHPLVRSASLRLLEPLATSDQQVQAKLETHLLKSWEQAPVEEILQIALSASALRPEAAHTILAGIADKYGDLALIRDAILSSLPNQEFAFLQQLRTPPQWQAHAPAKEIFLEMLSTAVLRKGNATELDGLLALLDKDKLGWQEKTILTSMSVQGNNTKFKRIRLDGEPRILARKDIQLLPAQKQAISTLFEWPGHTTDTTSTQKKTLLNENEQKLFALGRQHYLTTCAGCHGTDGAGLNRFAPPLIGSDWVLGDEKRLALLVLHGMEGPVEVNGKLYNAPEILPVMPAHSTMDDGAITAILTYIRNEWGNDAGPVSRGLVGGTRHTSQGRVQPWTAKELNQHILEGKANTGSGGK